ATGATCAACGGCATGATGACCCTCTCGGGTGCCTGGCATAAGTTGCGCAGCGACCCGATCCTGCGGTTCCTGGTGGTATCCCTGGCGTTCTACGGCATGTCGACCTTCGAAGGCCCGATGATGGCCATCAAGACCGTCAACGCCCTCTCCCACTACACCGACTGGACCATCGGCCACGTCCATGCCGGCGCGCTCGGCTGGGTGGCGATGATTTCCATCGGCGCGCTGTACCACATGATCCCGAAAGTCTTCGGCCGGCCACAGATGCACAGCATCGGCCTGATCAACGCGCACTTCTGGCTCGCGACCATCGGCACCGTGCTCTACATCGCCTCGATGTGGGTCAACGGCATCGCCCAGGGCCTGATGTGGCGTGCAGTGAACGAGGACGGCACGCTCACCTACTCCTTCGTCGAAACCCTGGTGGCCAGCCATCCGGGCTTCGTCGTGCGGCTGGTGGGCGGGGCAGTCTTCCTCACCGGCATGCTGCTGATGGCCTACAACACCTGGCGCACCGTGCGGGCCTACCAGCCTGCCGAAGCCGCCGCTGCCGCGCAGATGGCTTGAGGAGTCCGCCATGAAACACGAAACAATCGAAAAAAACGTCGGCCTGCTGATGCTGCTGATGGTCCTGGCCGTGAGCATTGGCGGCCTGACCCAGATCGTGCCGCTGTTCTTCCAGGATGTGACCAATAAACCGGTGGACGGCATGAAGCCCTACACCGCCCTGCAATTGGAAGGCCGTGACATCTACATCCGTGAAGGCTGTGTCGGCTGCCACTCGCAGATGATCCGTCCGTTCCGCGCCGAGACCGAGCGCTACGGCCACTACTCCGTCGCTGGCGAAAGCGTCTGGGACCACCCATTCCTGTGGGGCTCCAAGCGTACCGGGCCGGACCTGGCACGGGTCGGCGCGCGCTACTCCGATGATTGGCACCGCGCCCACTTGTACAACCCGCGCAACGTCGTGCCGGAGTCGAAAATGCCGGCCTACCCGTGGCTGGTGACCCAAGCGGTGGACAGCAGCCATACCGAAGGCAAGCTGCGCGCCATGCGCACCCTCGGCGTGCCATACACCGACGACGACATCGCAGGCGCGACGGCATCGCTCAAGGGCAAGACCGAAATGGACGCACTGGTGGCCTACCTGCAAGTGCTCGGCACTGCCATCAAGAGCAAGAGGTGAGCCATGGTTCTTGAAATGAGTACTGGAATGATCCGCGGCCTGGGCACGGTCGTGGTGTTCATCGCCTTCATCGGCCTGACCCTGTGGGTATTCAGCAGCAAGCGTCGTCCAGAGTTCGCCGAAGCGCGCCTGCTGCCGTTCGCCGACGAGCCGTCTGCCGACATCGTCACCCCCCAAGACCCTGCAACAAGGAGTACCCGGCCATGACCACCTTCTGGAGTACGTGGATCTGCGTACTGACCATCGGCAGCCTCATCGGCCTGACGTGGCTGCTGATCGGCACCCGCAAGGGCGAGACCAAGGGTAGCGTCGACCAGACCATGGGCCACAGCTTCGACGGCATCGAGGAGTATGACAACCCGCTGCCGCAGTGGTGGTTCCTGTTGTTTGCCGGCACCCTGGTGTTTTCCGTCGGCTACCTGGTGCTCTATCCGGGCCTGGGCAACTGGAAAGGCATCCTGCCCGGCTACGAGAACGGCTGGACCGGTGCCCATGAATGGGAGAAGGAGATGGCCAAGGCCGACGCCAAGTTCGGGCCGATCTTCGCCAAATTCGCCGCCATGCCCGTGGAAGAAGTCGCCAAGGACCCACAAGCCTTGAAGATGGGTGGCCGTTTGTTCGCCTCCAACTGCTCGGTCTGCCACGGCTCGGACGCCAAGGGCGCCTTCGGCTTCCCGAACCTGGCCGACAGCAACTGGCGCTGGGGCGGCGCGGCCGACACCATCAAGACCACCATCATGGGCGGCCGCATGGCGGCAATGCCGGCCTGGGGCGAAATCCTCGGGGAAACCGGGGTCAAGAACGTGGCCGCGTATGTTCGCCACGACCTGGCCGGCCTGCCGCTGCCAGCGGACAGCGGTGCCGACCTGCAAGCGGGCCAGCAAACATTCAGCACCACCTGTGTCGCCTGCCACGGCGCCAACGGCCAGGGGACCGAAGCCATGGGCGCGCCGAACCTGACGCAACCGGCCGGCTTCATCTACGGCACCAGCCTGGCACAACTGCAACAGACCATTCGCCATGGTCGCCAGGGCCATATGCCGGCCCAGAGCGAACTGCTCGGCAATGACAAGGTGCAACTGCTTGCCGCCTACGTTTACAGCCTGTCCCACACCGCCGGTGCAGAGCGCCTGCAAGCCGAACACAAAAGCGAATAAATCTTGACCGCGTGAACAGCCGCATCCATCTGGATGCGGCTGCTTTGTGTCCCTGCGCGACGCATTGTCGCACCCTTCCATAGTCTTCCTTTCGGTTCCCCGCAATCGGGTCTAAGCTTGCCTTTGCGTGCGCTGGCGACTGCCGGTTTCAGGTCGACCCGACCCGATGCGTTCGACAATCGTTCGTCAAAAAGGCCGCAAAGGCCGGTGAATACCGGCTGTTGCGACAGTTGCCTGGCATCACCCGAACGCTGCGTTTGAACACACCCCGTTACAACCGACCTGCCCCCTCGCCTCGTTCCTTCGTAGCGACATTTTGCCGTGGGCCATTTTTGCCCCTACACAGAACATGGAAAGGCCGCAGAATCAGCTTTGGAAAGCATTGACCCAGGTCATGGCGCGTTGCAATGACCCCCCGCTTTCTCCATACTTGCGACCGATTTTTATCCTAATAAAACACCCAAACCGTGGAACCTTAGAATGAGCACAGCAATCAGTCCGACTGCTTATAACTATAAGGTAGTCCGCCAGTTCGCCATCATGACGGTGGTCTGGGGGATCCTTGGCATGGGGCTCGGTGTCTTCATCGCCTCGCAACTGGTCTGGCCGGAGTTGAACTTCGATCTGCCATGGACGACATTTGGACGCCTGCGCCCGCTGCACACCAACCTGGTGATCTTCGCCTTCGGTGGTTGTGCATTGTTTGCCACTTCTTACTACGTCGTGCAGCGAACCTGCCAAACGCGACTGATTTCCGACAGCCTCGCCGCCTTCACCTTCTGGGGCTGGCAAGCGGTCATCGTCGGTGCGATCGTGACCCTGCCACTGGGTTACACCACCACCAAGGAATACGCTGAGCTGGAATGGCCCCTGGCTATTCTGCTGGCCATCGTCTGGGTGACCTACGGTCTGGTGTTCTTCGGCACCATCGTCAAACGCAAGACCAAGCACATCTACGTCGGTAACTGGTTCTACGGTGCGTTCATCGTCGTGACAGCCATGCTGCACATCGTCAACCACGCCTCCCTGCCGGTCAGCTTCTTCAAGTCGTACTCGGCCTACTCGGGCGCGACGGATGCGATGATCCAGTGGTGGTACGGCCACAACGCCGTAGGCTTCTTCCTGACCACGGGCTTTCTGGGGATGATGTACTACTTCGTGCCGAAACAGGCCGAGCGTCCGATCTACTCCTATCGCCTGTCCATCGTGCACTTCTGGGCGCTGATCACCCTGTACATCTGGGCCGGTCCCCACCACCTGCACTACACCGCACTGCCAGACTGGGCGCAGTCCCTGGGCATGGCGATGTCGATCATCCTGCTGGCGCCAAGCTGGGGCGGCATGATCAACGGCATGATGACCCTGTCGGGCGCCTGGCATAAGCTGCGCACCGACCCGATCCTGCGGTTTTTGGTGGTGTCGCTGGCGTTCTACGGCATGTCGACCTTCGAAGGCCCGATGATGGCCATCAAGACCGTCAACTCCCTGAGCCACTACACAGACTGGACCATCGGCCACGTACACGCCGGTGCACTCGGCTGGGTTGCGATGATTTCCATCGGCGCCATCTACCACATGATCCCGAAACTGTTCGGTCGTGCGCAGATGCACAGCACCGGCCTGATCAACACGCACTTCTGGCTCGCGACCATCGGCACCGTGCTCTACATCGCCTCGATGTGGGTCAACGGCATCACCCAAGGCCTGATGTGGCGTGCGATCAACGACGACGGCACCCTGACCTACTCGTTCGTCGAAGCCCTGCAAGCCAGCCACCCGGGTTATATCGTCCGTGCCCTGGGCGGCGCGTTCTTCGCCAGCGGCATGCTGTTCATGGCCTACAACGTGTACCGCACCGTTCGTGCCTCTGACCCGGCTGAAGCTGAAGCCGCCGCCAAGATCGCCGTAGTTGGAGCTCACTGATGAAGCACGAAGCAGTAGAGAAGAATATCGGCCTGCTGGCCTTCTTCATGGTCATCGCCGTGAGCATCGGCGGCCTGACCCAGATCGTTCCGCTGTTCTTCCAGGACGTGACCAACAAGCCGGTCGAAGGCATGAAGCCACGTACCGCCCTTGAACTGGAAGGCCGTGACATCTATATCGCCAACGGTTGTGTCGGCTGCCACTCGCAGATGATCCGTCCGTTCCGCGCCGAAACCGAACGCTACGGCCACTATTCGGTCGCGGGTGAAAGCGTCTGGGACCACCCGTTCCTGTGGGGTTCCAAGCGTACCGGTCCGGACCTGGCCCGCGTTGGCGGCCGCTACTCCGATGACTGGCACCGTGCGCACTTGTACAACCCGCGCAACGTGGTGCCGGAGTCGAAAATGCCGGCCTACCCGTTCCTCGTAGAAAACAAGCTCGACGGCAAAGACACCGCCAAGAAAATGGAAGTCCTGCGCACCCTGGGCGTGCCTTACACCGACGAAGACATCGCCGGTGCCAAGGATGCCGTCAAGGGCAAGACTGAAATGGACGCGCTGGTGGCCTATCTGCAAGGCCTGGGCACCATCATCAAAAGCAAACGGTGATTCTTTATGGATATCGGGATGATTCGCGGCCTGGGCACCGTCGTCGTGATGGTGGCCTTCATCGGTCTGGCCCTGTGGGTGTTCAGCCCCAAGCGCAAGTCGGAGTTTGACGACGCGACCTTGCTGCCGTTCGCGGATGATCCCGAAGCCATCAAGCACGTCGAGCAAGCTTCTAGGAGTAACAAAGAATGACTACATTCTGGAGTCTGTACGTCACAGTCCTCAGCCTGGGAACGATCTTCTCCCTGACCTGGCTGCTGCTGTCGACCCGCAAGGGCCAGCGCGCCGAGCAGACGGACGAGACCGTCGGCCACTCGTTCGACGGGATCGAGGAGTACGACAACCCGCTGCCGAAATGGTGGTTCATGCTGTTCGTGGGCACCATCGTGTTCGCCCTCGGTTACCTGGTGCTCTACCCTGGCCTGGGCAACTGGAAAGGCCTGCTGCCCGGCTATAACTACCTGGACACAGAAAAGCAGACCGCCTTCGCCAACGGCCAGACCGGCTGGACAGGCGTTCACGAGTGGGAAAAGGAAATGGCTCGCTCGGACGCCAAGTTCGGTCCGATCTTCGCCAAGTTCGCCTCCATGCCGATTGAAGAAGTCGCCAAGGACCCGCAAGCCCTGAAGATGGGTGGCCGCCTGTTCGCCTCCAACTGCTCGGTCTGCCACGGTTCCGACGCCAAGGGTGCCTATGGCTTCCCCAACCTGACCGACGCCGACTGGCGCTGGGGCGGCGAGCCGGAAACCATCAAGACCACCATCATGGGCGGCCGTCACGCCGTGATGCCGGGTTGGGCTGCCGTGGTGGGCGAACAAGGCGTGGCCGACGTGGCTTCCTACCTGGTGACCAGCCTGCACGGCCGCAAGTTGCCGGAAGGCGCCAAGGCCGACCCGGCCAACGGCCAGAAACTGTTCGCGGCCAACTGCGTGGCCTGCCACGGTCCGGCCGGCAAGGGCACCCCTGCCATGGGCGCACCTGACCTGACCCACCCTGCTGCGTTCATCTACGGTTCGAGCTTCGCCCAACTGCAACAGACCATCCGCTACGGTCGCCAGGGCCAGATGCCGGCCCAGGCCGACCTGCAAGGCAACGACAAGGTCCACCTGCTGGCGGCCTATGTCTACAGCCTGTCCCACGGCGAAAAGGCTCCGGCCGCTGACGCCCAGTAAGGCAGCAGCCGAGACACAAAAGGCCCCGCCAATCTGATTGGCGGGGCCTTTTTGTTGCCGACCGAAAAACTGGGGTAAATCTGTTCCGCTTGCCGGCCACCCACCCAAGTAGTAACGTGCCTACATTAAAGCTCATACGAGGACGCCTTCATGTCCATCACCACCATCTCCAGCCGCGAATTCAACCACGACACAAGTGGTGCCAAAAAAGCCACTCGTGAAGGGCCGGTGATCATCACCGACCGTGGCAAGCCGGCCCATGTACTGCTAAGCATTGAGGAGTACCAAAAACTGACCGGCATTGGCACCAGCATTGTCGAATTGCTGGTCATGCCCGATGCGCCGGATATCGACTTCGATCCCGAGCGTGCCGTCATCGCCCCCCGCTCGGTGGACCTGTCCTGAATGTATTTACTCGATACCAATGTCATCTCGGAGCTGCGCAAGCCCCAGGCAGACAAAAACGTCCAAGCCTGGGCACGCAGCATCCCTGCTCCCAGCCTGTATGTCTCGGCGATCACCGTCCTGGAACTGGAAACCGGTGTGTTGCGCTTTGAACGCAAGGACCCGACGCAGGGCAGTCACCTGCGGGCCTGGCTGGATAATCACGTGATGCCTGCCTTTGCCGGCAGGGTCCTGGCCGTGGACCGTGCCGTCGCACTGCGTTGCGCTCGCCTGCATGTGCCTGACCGCAGCAATGAATGCGATGCGCTGATTGCCGCCACCGCACTGGTCCATGGCCTGACCGTGGTCACCCGCAACGTCGCGGACTTCGAGGCCAGCGGGGTTACGCTGCTCAACCCGTGGGTCGCCTGACACGGCGCGGCTACGTCTGCCCAGAATGATTGACCGAGCGATTGCCTGATGCGTCGCAAGCTGGTCCAATGCCCGCTCGAACGGATACGCAAGCCACAATTGCCAAGGAGACAAGGCGCAATGGAAGGCATCAAATTGCTTGAACCCACGGCCCCCAGTCACTCTGCCAGCCTGAGCACCCTGCATGTCTGACGCGCTCTGGGCCGCTCGGCTGGGCGATGCACTGAACCACACCTCGATGATGGCCGACATCCTTGGCGGCGTATTGGAGGTGGCGGCCAACATTGCGATCACCGCCCTGGCGACCGCCGCCGTGGTCGCGGCCACGGGCATCACCGTCGTCACCGGCGGCCTGGGCTGCTTCGTCCTCGGCCTGGTGGTGGGCACCGTCGTCGGCCTGGCGATGAGCAAGACCGGGGCCGACAAAGGCCTGAGCAATTTATGCGAGGGCATCGGCAACGCCCTCTTTCCGCCCACGGTGCAGGCCAACATCCTCACCGGCTCCAAGGACACCCTCACCAACAACATCCCCGCGGCCCGCGCCGCCGGGGCGATTGAATCCCACGTTGCCCCGGCCGGCACCGAGCTGGAGGCACCCACGCCTGAAGAAGAACCCAGCTACCTGGACATGGCCGGGAATTTTTTCTCGCAGATGTGGCGCCCCACCGTCGCCGTGCCCGCCCCTGGCGCCGTGCCCAAGCCGGAAGACCTGGTGATCTGCACCAAGCATCCACCGATGCCACCGCAGTTCATGGCCGAAGGTTCGGACAAAGTCACCATCAACGGCCAGCCCGCCGTACGCAGCGGCGACCGCAGCACCTGCGATGCGACGGTGGTGTCGGCCGGGCTGATCTCCCCCAACGTGACCATTGGCGGCGGCTCGGTGGTGGTGCGCGAGATCCGCAGCGGCAAGACCCCAGGCGTCGGCCTGGCGGTCACCGCACTGCTGATGCTCAAGGGTGGCAAGGGCAAGTTCTTCAGCAAGTTGCCGTGCATGCTGGTGGGCGGCGCGGTGTCCATGGCCGCCAGCAGCGCGGCGAACGCGGCCGCCAACGCCGCCATGGGTTCGTCGAACCCGGTGCATGCCGCCACGGGCGCCAAGGTACTGGGCGGTGACGAGGACCTGGATTTCGTTTTGCCCGGCCTCCTGCCGATTGACTGGCAGCGCGTGTACAACAGCCGCGACGAACGCCGCGACACTTTGTTCGGCGCCGGCTGGAGCGTGGCCTACGAAGTCTGCGTCGAGATCCTGCCCCACCCGGAGGGCGGCGAAACCCTGGTCTACACCGACGAACAGGGCCGGCCCATCGACATGGGTTCCATCCCCTTGGGCGGCGCGGTGTTCAGCGCCGGCGAAGGTTTGGCCGTGCGCCGCCATGTGAGCGGGCAATTGCTGATCGAGAGCGACGACGGCCTGTACCGTTTGTTCGAACCGTCGCCCGCCAACCCATCACACCTGCGCCTGAGCCAACTGGGTGACCGCAACGACAACCGCATCCACCTCGACTACGACGACGCCGGACGCCTGGTGCGGCTGCGCGACACGTTCTATCTGGTGCAGGTCGAGCTGGTGCGCGAACAGGGACGCGTCACCCAGATCGAACGCCTCTACCCCGACCAATCCCGGGAAGTGCTGGTCAGCTACACCTACGACGCGGCGAATACCCTCGCCGAAGTACGCGACGCCACCGGCCAGGTGCAACGGCGCTTCCGCTATGACGCCGGGCAAAGGATGGTCGAGCACCAGTTGCCCACCGGCCTGCACTGCTTCTACGAATGGGCCTTGATCGACGACCAGGAATGGCGCGTGGTGCGGCATTGGACCGACGAAGGCGACGCCTACCAGTTCGACTATGACCTCACCGCCGGCACCACCCGCATCACTGACAGCCTGCAGCGGGTCAGCACCCGGCAGTGGAACAGCCAACACCAGATCACCCAATTCAGCGACAACCTCGGCCAGACGTGGCTGTTCCAGTGGAACGATGAGCGCCAGTTGCTCAGTGCCACCGATCCACAGGGCGGCCAGTACCAGTTCAGCTACGACGAAACCGGCAACCTCATCAGCGAAACCGACCCGTTGGGCCGCAGCGAAACCACCCTCTGGCTCGAACACTGGGCCCTGCCGCTGGCGGACACCGACGCCGCCGGCAACAGTTGGAAGTACCGCTACGATCAGCGCGGCAACTGCATCGCCGAAACCGACCCGCTGGGGCATGTCACCCGCTACCGCTACGACGCCCACGGCCAGGTCGTAGAAATCATCGACGCCACCGGCAAGAGCAAAAAACTGCGCTGGAACCCGTTCGGCCAATTGGTGGAACACGTCGATTGCTCGGGTTACCCGACGCGCTTCAGCTATGACACGCGCGGTTACCTGCACACCATCACCGACGCCCTCGGCGAGCGCACCCAGTTCAGCTACGACGCCCAAGGGCGCTTGCTCGGCAGCCAATTGCCGGACGGCCGCACCGAGCACTACCAGCGCGACATCGCCGGCCAGTTGACCGGTTACACCGACCCGGCCGGACACACCACGCTCTACCAACACAACCGCCGCGGTCAGGTCCGCCAACGCACCGACGCCCAGGGCCGGCAGGTGCAATTCGCCTACGACAGCTTTGGCAGGCTGCAAACGCTGGTCAACGAGAATGGCGAAAGCTACCGGTTTGCCTGGGATGCCGGGGATCGGTTGACTGAACAACAAAACCTGGATGGCAGCGCCAAAGGCTATACGTACGACGCCCTCAACAACGTAAAACGAGTCGAAACCGTCGCAGCGCCGCGAGGTGATCATCAGCCCAGTGAAAAGACCATTGTTCATCATCTGGAACGTGATGCCATTGGCCGGCTGACCACCCGAATTACACCTGATGGACAGTCCCGGTATAGCTATAGCCCGTTGAATCAGCTAATCGAAGCCACCGTCATCGATAACGACGGCAACGAACAACGACTGGGCTTTGCTTATGACGCGCTGGGTTATCTGATTGAGGAGCAGAGTTCAGCAGGCGTTCTGAAGCATCACTACGACGAACTCGGCAACCTGATCCAGACCCAACTGCACGATGGTCGTTGGATCAACCGCCTGTACTACGGCAGTGGTCATCTGCACCAAATCAACCTCGACGGCCACGTCATCAGCGACTTCGAACGCGATCGGCTGCATCGAGAGGTGCTGCGCACCCAAGGCCAAATCAGCACACGGAGTGAGTATGACCGTAGCGGGCGCTTACGCAGCCGCCACCGTCGGCACACCAGCCAGCCGTCGTTGATGCCTGCCGCAGATCAAACCCATTTTGAGTTTGATCCTGGCGACCATTTGGTGGGGCGTCTTGAACGGCTGCCACAGGGCCAACAACGCCAATTGCTGCACTACGATGTGACAGGTCGGGTCCTGGCAAGCCAGGGAACTCGACAAGGCCAGAATGAAACATTTTCCTTCGATGCCGCAGCCAATCTCCTCGACAGTTCACCCGGTACGGGTGGGCGGGTTACGCACAACCAACTCAAGCGCTATCAGGATAAGCACTACCGCTACGATGGCTTTGGCCGAATGATTGAAAAGCGCAGCAGGCGGCATGGCCTGCAGCGCTTCAGTTACGACTCGGATCATCGGCTGGTTGAAGTTCGAACGCACAAATCCGACGGTGAAAACATTGTCAGGATGCGCTATGACCCTTTGGGCCGAAGAATTGAAAAAACCCAACATGACCACAACGGGCGGCTCATCGCCTGCACGCGTTTCGACTGGGACGGCCTGCAATTACTCAAGGAACATAAAAATAGCCTGACCAGCCTGTACCTCTACATTGGCGACAGTCACGAACCCTTGGCCCGGGTCGACGGCATCGGTGAGCATCAACGCATCCGCTATTACCACAACGACTCCAATGGTCTACCACAAGTCTTGACGGAAAGTGACGGCCACCCGCTATGGCATGCTCACTATCAGGTATGGGGCAACAGCCTTGATGAAGTCCGTGAACCGTACTACATCGAAGAACAGAACCTGCGCTTTCAGGGACAATACCTGGACCGGGAAACAGGCCTGCACTACAACACCTTCCGCTTCTACGATCCCGACATAGGCCGCTTTACCACACCCGACCCGTTGGGCCTGGCCGCAAGCCTGAATCTTTATCGCTACGCACCGAATCCATTTACCTGGATCGACCCGCTGGGGCTCAAAGAGAATGAGATTATCCGCTACATGGGCGAGAGCGAAACGGTCTCATCCAAGGCTGCCAACGGAGGCAAAGGCGGTTTGGTTCCGAATATCAGGGGAGAAAAAGCAGTCTGGGTCAATCAGGACAGCAATCCTGGATTCAACCCAGGCAATGAAAAGTATCGGGTAGTGGCCACCGTCAATAACGAAGGGGTCAGCATGCTCAATAACCACAAGGACATCTCTACCGTTGACTATAAAGAGACAGGTCTGAAAGATGGCGTGCTGTCCAAGACGAATGAGCCCAAGGCCAGAGGCATCGGTTTCCGATTATTGGATAAATTCAATAAAACCATTACGTCATTTCGGGTCGAGAAGAAAGGCCCGAACGGAAAATGGAAGACCTGCGGATAAAACCAGATGGACATATTCGATCTTCTCTCATACAAGCTTGAAAACTTCCTGAACGCCCGGCCCTGTCCGAAGGCGTTGGAGGCTGTTTTTTACAAAGAAGAGGAGCCTTCGCTGCTAAGCGTTGTCGCCAGAAAACACAATGGCACCCCCTTCAGCGTTAGCCGCTGGCATGATTTGTTTTCCGTCGGCGCTTTCGAAAAATCCATGTTGAAAAATGGCTTCACGGAACCCGACTGCTACGCCCTCGTCCTGGTCCTGTCGCGCTTTGGCTATCTGCTGGAAATCGACAACCGTCAAAGAACCAACAAGGAATACTTTATTTTCTTCTATCTGATCCAACTGATCAGCTTGAAGAACAGCACTGAGGATGCGGATGCGCAACTCAGGAACTACATGCTCAGGTTCCTGCTCTTCGAATTGAGTATTGATGACGAGGCGTATCGTCGGTTCAGCATAGAGGGCAACCAGCTGATGATGACTACCGATGAATCAGGGGTCGTGACTTTTCTGGATGTGATTGATCTGGTCTACCAAACGATCAAGGCAGACACCCGGAAAGAGCATGAACTGTTCGGTACGTTGAAAACGTTTCAAACAAACACAGTCAGATTACTCACCGAGCCCGACGATACCCCTTACCGTTTCGCAATCAATGATCGTCACAGCGAACTCATGTACCCCGACGTATTTCTGCTCGCGTATGCTCAGGCCCCCGAA
The sequence above is drawn from the Pseudomonas sp. St316 genome and encodes:
- a CDS encoding RHS repeat-associated core domain-containing protein translates to MSDALWAARLGDALNHTSMMADILGGVLEVAANIAITALATAAVVAATGITVVTGGLGCFVLGLVVGTVVGLAMSKTGADKGLSNLCEGIGNALFPPTVQANILTGSKDTLTNNIPAARAAGAIESHVAPAGTELEAPTPEEEPSYLDMAGNFFSQMWRPTVAVPAPGAVPKPEDLVICTKHPPMPPQFMAEGSDKVTINGQPAVRSGDRSTCDATVVSAGLISPNVTIGGGSVVVREIRSGKTPGVGLAVTALLMLKGGKGKFFSKLPCMLVGGAVSMAASSAANAAANAAMGSSNPVHAATGAKVLGGDEDLDFVLPGLLPIDWQRVYNSRDERRDTLFGAGWSVAYEVCVEILPHPEGGETLVYTDEQGRPIDMGSIPLGGAVFSAGEGLAVRRHVSGQLLIESDDGLYRLFEPSPANPSHLRLSQLGDRNDNRIHLDYDDAGRLVRLRDTFYLVQVELVREQGRVTQIERLYPDQSREVLVSYTYDAANTLAEVRDATGQVQRRFRYDAGQRMVEHQLPTGLHCFYEWALIDDQEWRVVRHWTDEGDAYQFDYDLTAGTTRITDSLQRVSTRQWNSQHQITQFSDNLGQTWLFQWNDERQLLSATDPQGGQYQFSYDETGNLISETDPLGRSETTLWLEHWALPLADTDAAGNSWKYRYDQRGNCIAETDPLGHVTRYRYDAHGQVVEIIDATGKSKKLRWNPFGQLVEHVDCSGYPTRFSYDTRGYLHTITDALGERTQFSYDAQGRLLGSQLPDGRTEHYQRDIAGQLTGYTDPAGHTTLYQHNRRGQVRQRTDAQGRQVQFAYDSFGRLQTLVNENGESYRFAWDAGDRLTEQQNLDGSAKGYTYDALNNVKRVETVAAPRGDHQPSEKTIVHHLERDAIGRLTTRITPDGQSRYSYSPLNQLIEATVIDNDGNEQRLGFAYDALGYLIEEQSSAGVLKHHYDELGNLIQTQLHDGRWINRLYYGSGHLHQINLDGHVISDFERDRLHREVLRTQGQISTRSEYDRSGRLRSRHRRHTSQPSLMPAADQTHFEFDPGDHLVGRLERLPQGQQRQLLHYDVTGRVLASQGTRQGQNETFSFDAAANLLDSSPGTGGRVTHNQLKRYQDKHYRYDGFGRMIEKRSRRHGLQRFSYDSDHRLVEVRTHKSDGENIVRMRYDPLGRRIEKTQHDHNGRLIACTRFDWDGLQLLKEHKNSLTSLYLYIGDSHEPLARVDGIGEHQRIRYYHNDSNGLPQVLTESDGHPLWHAHYQVWGNSLDEVREPYYIEEQNLRFQGQYLDRETGLHYNTFRFYDPDIGRFTTPDPLGLAASLNLYRYAPNPFTWIDPLGLKENEIIRYMGESETVSSKAANGGKGGLVPNIRGEKAVWVNQDSNPGFNPGNEKYRVVATVNNEGVSMLNNHKDISTVDYKETGLKDGVLSKTNEPKARGIGFRLLDKFNKTITSFRVEKKGPNGKWKTCG